Proteins encoded together in one Capricornis sumatraensis isolate serow.1 chromosome 3, serow.2, whole genome shotgun sequence window:
- the IL4R gene encoding interleukin-4 receptor subunit alpha, with protein MGRLLSVLMFPVSCLILLWVARSGSMRVLQDPTCFSDYISISTCEWEMAGPTNCRAELHLSYQLNFYYSEKNTCVPENRGGVRGAVCACHMQIDNPVREDIYQLDLWAGDQLLWNSSFKPSEHVKPLAPRNLTVHADISHTWLLTWNNPYPSDNLLCSELTYLVNVSNENDPTDVRIYNVTYMGPTLRVAASTLKSGASYSARVKAWAQSYNSTWSEWSPSIKWLNYYGETWEQRLQLGVGISCVIVLAVCVSCYISIIKIKKEWWDQIPNPAHSPLVAVVIQDSQVSLWGKRSRGQEPAKCPHWKTCLAKLLPCLLEHGMERDEDFSKAARNGPSQGPGKVAWCPVEVSKTILRPESISVVRCVELFEAQVEKEEEEVEEDKGSFCPSPENSRGLFQEGREDIAARLTESLFLHLLRDETGGFSPQGVESCLHPPLGNANAQRPWAEFPRVGPQEASSEDKEQPLSPESSPPATATQNPASLPLPETPAVISDNPAYRSFSTFLSQSSGPGELDSDPQLAECLGEVDPDIPATPQPEPETWEQILRQRVLQHGAAPGPASAPSSGYREFVQAVKEGSAQDSGLAGFGPSEEAGYKAFSSLLASSDSCPATSGVEPSSGEGGYKPFQSLASACPGTPSPIPIPLFTFGLDLEPPHSPQDSEWPELEPAVKGDDGQKPFFAPVPATDPLRDDLGNGIVYSALTCHLCGHLKQCHSQEEAGKAQIVASPCCGCCCGDRSSPLLSPLKAPDSPPQGAPLEASLSAASLAPLGVLEEGKCPLFNAPSHAQSSGQAPAVLSPGPTCMDAS; from the exons ATGGGGCGGCTTCTCTCTGTACTCATGTTCCCAGTGAGCTGCCTGATCCTGTTGTGGGTGGCCCGCTCTG GGAGCATGAGGGTCCTTCAGGATCCCACCTGCTTCTCCGACTACATCAGCATCTCCACCTGTGAGTGGGAGATGGCCGGGCCCACCAACTGCAGAGCCGAGCTCCACCTGTCCTACCAGCTGAATTTTTACTACTCTGA AAAGAACACATGTGTCCCCGAGAACAGAGGAGGTGTCAGGGGTGCGGTGTGCGCATGCCATATGCAGATAGATAACCCGGTCAGAGAAGACATCTACCAGCTGGACCTGTGGGCCGGGGATCAGCTGCTGTGGAACAGCTCCTTCAAGCCCAGCGAGCATG TGAAACCGCTGGCCCCCAGAAACCTCACGGTTCACGCCGACATCTCCCACACGTGGCTGCTGACGTGGAACAACCCGTACCCTTCTGATAACCTCCTGTGCTCCGAGCTTACCTACCTGGTCAACGTCTCAAATGAAAACGACCCCACGGAT GTCAGAATCTATAACGTGACCTACATGGGGCCCACCCTCCGTGTCGCAGCCAGCACCCTAAAGTCTGGAGCTTCCTACAGCGCACGGGTGAAGGCCTGGGCTCAGAGCTACAACAGCACCTGGAGCGAGTGGAGCCCCAGCATCAAGTGGCTTAACT ACTACGGGGAGACCTGGGAGCAGCGCCTCCAGCTGGGCGTCGGCATCTCGTGCGTCATCGTCCTGGCGGTGTGCGTGTCCTGCTACATCAGCATCATCAA GATTAAGAAAGAATGGTGGGACCAAATTCCCAACCCAGCCCACAGCCCCCTTGTGGCTGTTGTCATCCAGGATTCTCAG GTGTCACTGTGGGGGAAGCGGTCTCGAGGCCAGGAACCAGCCAAGTGCCC ACACTGGAAGACTTGTCTCGCCAAGCTCCTGCCCTGTTTACTGGAGCATGGCATGGAAAGGGATGAAGACTTCTCTAAGGCTGCTAGAAATGGGCCTTCCCAGGGTCCTGGGAAGGTAGCATGGTGCCCCGTGGAGGTCAGCAAGACGATCCTCCGGCCAGAGAGCATCAGCGTGGTGCGGTGTGTGGAGCTGTTTGAGGCCCaagtggagaaggaagaagaggaagtagAGGAAGATAAAGGGAGCTTCTGCCCGTCACCTGAGAACAGCAGGGGCCTCTtccaggagggcagagaggacaTCGCGGCCCGGCTGACAGAGAGCCTGTTCCTGCACCTTCTCAGGGATGAGACTGGGGGCTTTAGTCCACAAGGTGTGGAGTCCTGCCTTCATCCCCCTTTAGGAAATGCGAATGCTCAGAGGCCCTGGGCCGAGTTCCCAAGGGTGGGGCCCCAGGAGGCATCCTCTGAGGACAAGGAACAGCCTCTGAGCCCAGAGTCAAGTCCTCCGGCCACTGCAACCCAGAACCCAGCCAGCCTGCCTCTCCCAGAGACGCCCGCCGTCATCTCAGACAACCCCGCTTACCGCAGCTTCAGCACCTTCTTGAGCCAGTCCTCGGGCCCTGGAGAGCTTGACTCGGACCCACAGCTGGCCGAATGCCTGGGGGAGGTGGACCCCGACATCCCCGCCACCCCCCAGCCAGAACCGGAAACCTGGGAGCAGATCCTGCGTCAGAGGGTCCTCCAGCACGGGGcggcccccggccccgcctcGGCCCCTAGCAGCGGCTACCGGGAATTTGTGCAGGCGGTGAAGGAGGGCAGCGCCCAGGATAGCGGGCTGGCCGGCTTCGGGCCCTCTGAAGAGGCCGGCTACAAGGCCTTCTCCAGCTTGCTTGCCAGCAGTGACAGCTGCCCTGCGACTTCTGGGGTTGAGCCCAGCAGCGGGGAAGGGGGCTACAAACCCTTCCAGAGCCTCGCTTCTGCCTGCCCCGGGACCCCTTCCCCCATTCCCATCCCCCTGTTCACTTTTGGCCTGGACCTGGAACCCCCTCACAGTCCTCAGGACTCAGAGTGGCCTGAGTTGGAGCCAGCGGTCAAGGGAGACGATGGACAGAAACCCTTCTTCGCCCCGGTGCCAGCCACAGACCCTCTCAGGGATGACCTGGGCAACGGCATCGTCTACTCAGCCCTCACCTGCCACCTGTGTGGCCATCTGAAGCAGTGCCACAGCCAGGAGGAAGCTGGCAAGGCTCAAATTGTGGCCAGcccctgctgcggctgctgctgtgGGGACAGGTCCTCGCCTCTGCTGAGTCCGCTGAAGGCCCCGGACTCCCCGCCCCAGGGAGCTCCACTGGAGGCCAGCCTCTCTGCGGCCTCCCTAGCACCCTTGGGTGTCTTAGAGGAGGGGAAGTGCCCTCTGTTCAATGCCCCCAGCCATGCCCAGAGCTCAGGCCAGGCTCCTGCAGTGCTCTCCCCAGGGCCCACGTGCATGGACGCTTCCTAG